A single Pedobacter sp. PACM 27299 DNA region contains:
- a CDS encoding bifunctional riboflavin kinase/FAD synthetase, giving the protein MKTYHHLSEFKKLDNAVATIGTFDGVHYGHQKIIKRLCELAKSTGGESVILTFFPHPRMIIDPENQDLKLINTIEEKIKILSELGVDHLIITPFTRDFSNLSPAEYIKNILVDTIGIKQLIVGYDHRFGKDRKGGLQELEMLSKQFDYKIEEIAEQDVDDVGVSSTKIRKALLNGEVALAANYLGYNFSIHGRVIKGDKIGRTIGFPTANIFLEETYKLIPSDGIYAVTIDMGTESYKGMAYIGQRPTINGMTRNIEVNIFDFNKEIYGQYITMTFLEFLRHDVKFTGLETLKIQLHQDKLATLAYFEKTK; this is encoded by the coding sequence ATGAAAACATATCACCATCTTTCTGAGTTTAAAAAATTAGACAACGCCGTTGCCACTATAGGAACTTTCGACGGAGTACATTATGGACATCAGAAAATCATCAAAAGACTTTGTGAACTGGCAAAATCTACTGGTGGCGAGAGTGTAATACTGACCTTTTTTCCGCATCCAAGAATGATCATCGATCCTGAAAACCAGGATTTGAAACTGATCAACACGATAGAGGAGAAAATAAAGATTCTTTCGGAATTAGGCGTTGATCATTTGATCATCACTCCTTTTACCAGAGACTTTTCTAACCTTAGTCCTGCAGAATACATTAAAAACATTTTAGTGGACACCATAGGCATTAAACAGCTGATTGTAGGTTACGACCACCGCTTTGGGAAAGACCGTAAAGGGGGATTGCAGGAACTTGAAATGTTATCCAAACAATTCGACTATAAAATTGAAGAGATCGCAGAGCAGGATGTGGATGATGTAGGGGTAAGCTCTACGAAAATCAGAAAAGCATTGCTGAATGGTGAGGTAGCCTTGGCTGCAAATTATTTAGGCTATAATTTTTCTATCCATGGCCGGGTAATTAAAGGCGATAAAATCGGTAGAACGATTGGTTTTCCAACAGCAAACATCTTTCTCGAAGAGACTTATAAACTGATCCCTTCGGACGGAATTTACGCCGTAACTATTGACATGGGCACTGAATCTTATAAGGGAATGGCCTATATCGGGCAGCGCCCAACCATTAACGGCATGACCAGAAATATTGAAGTCAACATTTTCGATTTCAATAAAGAGATCTACGGTCAATATATTACGATGACTTTTCTCGAGTTTTTACGTCATGATGTGAAATTTACAGGTTTAGAGACGCTTAAAATTCAGCTCCATCAGGATAAATTAGCTACTTTGGCTTATTTCGAAAAAACGAAGTAA
- a CDS encoding YitT family protein has translation MQSHFKSKNARSLKDFLLITCGVVSACFGLKSFLIPNNFIDGGVTGISLLISTLTGWKLSYLIILINIPFILLGYKQIGKAFALKTALAITALAIFLVVLPFQPVTHVPLLIAFFGGFFLGGGIGMAMRGGCVIDGTEVLALYISRNSMLTVGNIILILNIIIFSFAAIFLGMETAMYAILTYLSATNTIDFVVNGLEQYTGVTIISDKSDEIKEYIIETMKRGVTIYKGEGGYGVKKDIDILYTVLTKLEMGKLQTEIRNIDPDAFVVQQQIADIKGGVVLKRQSLH, from the coding sequence ATGCAAAGCCATTTTAAAAGTAAAAATGCAAGGTCCTTAAAAGACTTCTTACTGATTACTTGTGGCGTCGTATCTGCCTGTTTTGGTTTGAAAAGCTTTTTGATCCCCAATAATTTCATTGATGGTGGGGTTACAGGTATTTCTCTTTTGATCAGTACGCTAACCGGTTGGAAACTCTCCTACCTCATCATACTCATCAATATTCCTTTTATTCTTCTCGGTTACAAGCAAATCGGAAAAGCATTTGCGCTAAAAACTGCCCTGGCAATTACAGCACTGGCGATTTTCCTGGTGGTACTCCCTTTTCAGCCGGTTACCCACGTTCCATTGCTGATCGCTTTTTTTGGTGGTTTCTTTCTTGGAGGAGGAATCGGAATGGCCATGCGAGGCGGCTGCGTGATTGATGGTACAGAAGTTTTGGCTTTGTACATCAGTAGAAATAGCATGCTCACCGTTGGGAATATCATCCTGATATTAAACATCATTATATTTTCTTTTGCCGCGATATTTCTAGGTATGGAAACGGCCATGTATGCGATTTTAACGTATCTATCGGCCACCAATACCATTGATTTTGTAGTGAACGGCCTGGAACAATATACAGGTGTTACGATCATTTCAGATAAAAGCGATGAGATCAAAGAATACATTATTGAAACTATGAAACGCGGTGTTACCATTTATAAAGGAGAAGGCGGTTACGGCGTAAAGAAAGACATCGACATTTTATACACAGTACTGACCAAGCTGGAAATGGGAAAACTGCAAACAGAAATCAGGAACATTGATCCAGATGCTTTTGTAGTCCAGCAGCAGATTGCAGACATTAAAGGTGGCGTAGTGCTGAAACGGCAGTCCTTACATTAA
- the truB gene encoding tRNA pseudouridine(55) synthase TruB: MTESENNLNTKTFPDFNFAEGELLLINKPYQWTSFDVVGKIRNSLKPLKVKVGHAGTLDPLATGLLILCTGKLTKQIDTFQAEDKEYTGTMILGASTPSFDMETVVDQEYPIDGITEEAIYAATAPFTGDIQQYPPAHSAVKVNGERLYVKARRGEETELRLRFVTVSEFEITRIALPEVDFRIVCSKGTYIRSLISDFGKHLNNGAYLSALTRTRSGNFSLENAYEVADLVAHLRSKKELPVAPAAPQI, translated from the coding sequence ATGACAGAGAGTGAAAATAACTTAAATACGAAGACCTTTCCAGACTTTAATTTTGCTGAAGGTGAACTGTTACTCATCAACAAGCCTTATCAGTGGACCAGCTTTGATGTAGTTGGAAAAATTAGAAATTCGCTAAAACCCTTAAAGGTGAAAGTGGGTCATGCGGGTACATTAGATCCTCTGGCTACAGGGTTACTGATCCTTTGCACCGGAAAATTAACCAAGCAAATTGATACATTTCAAGCGGAAGATAAAGAATATACAGGAACAATGATCCTGGGTGCTTCTACTCCTTCTTTTGATATGGAGACTGTAGTAGATCAGGAATATCCTATAGACGGAATCACTGAGGAGGCAATTTATGCCGCTACTGCACCTTTCACAGGAGATATTCAGCAATACCCACCGGCACATTCTGCCGTAAAGGTAAACGGTGAACGCTTATACGTAAAAGCACGTCGTGGTGAAGAAACAGAACTTCGTTTGCGTTTTGTGACGGTTTCTGAATTTGAAATCACACGTATTGCCCTTCCGGAAGTTGACTTCAGGATTGTTTGCAGTAAGGGAACTTATATCAGGTCGCTGATCTCCGATTTTGGAAAACATTTAAACAATGGGGCTTACCTATCTGCTTTAACACGTACACGCAGCGGAAATTTCTCTTTAGAAAACGCTTATGAAGTGGCAGATTTAGTTGCTCACCTACGTAGTAAAAAAGAATTACCGGTTGCTCCAGCAGCGCCACAAATCTAA
- a CDS encoding undecaprenyl-diphosphate phosphatase yields the protein MNYLQALILAIIEGLTEFLPVSSTGHMVIASAVMGIGNDEFVKLFEVAIQLGAILAVVVLYWKKFFDFSKWQFYVKLLIAVIPALGFGYLLNDFIDDKLGSPIFIAVILLLGGIVLLFIDKVFKNPEIDHEADITNMSAFKIGCFQVLAVVFPGLSRSAATIIGGMQQKLTRHAAAEFSFFLAVPTMCAATGYKLLKGAHLLNGDNIKLLLFGNVIAFIVAIIAIKSFIGFLSKHGFRVFGYYRIIIGVVILALYFSGIDLAI from the coding sequence ATGAACTATTTACAGGCCCTGATCCTCGCTATTATAGAGGGGCTAACGGAGTTTTTGCCAGTTTCTTCTACCGGCCACATGGTGATTGCCAGTGCAGTAATGGGAATTGGAAATGATGAATTTGTAAAACTATTTGAAGTTGCCATACAACTGGGCGCAATTCTAGCTGTTGTTGTGCTGTATTGGAAGAAGTTTTTTGACTTCAGTAAATGGCAGTTTTATGTGAAACTCCTGATCGCTGTAATTCCTGCATTGGGATTTGGCTATTTACTCAATGATTTTATTGATGATAAACTGGGAAGTCCGATCTTTATTGCGGTCATCTTGTTGTTAGGTGGTATTGTGCTGCTCTTTATCGACAAAGTGTTTAAAAATCCAGAGATTGATCATGAAGCCGACATCACCAACATGTCTGCCTTTAAAATTGGTTGTTTCCAGGTATTGGCAGTTGTATTTCCAGGTTTAAGCAGAAGTGCAGCGACCATTATCGGTGGTATGCAGCAGAAATTAACCCGACATGCAGCCGCAGAATTCTCCTTCTTTTTAGCCGTTCCAACGATGTGCGCAGCAACAGGTTATAAGCTTTTAAAAGGTGCTCATTTGTTAAATGGAGATAACATCAAACTTTTGCTTTTTGGTAACGTAATTGCTTTTATTGTAGCGATTATTGCGATAAAATCATTTATTGGGTTTTTATCGAAACATGGGTTCAGGGTTTTTGGTTATTATAGAATTATTATTGGGGTGGTTATTCTCGCGCTTTATTTCTCGGGAATCGACCTGGCGATTTAA
- a CDS encoding DUF3098 domain-containing protein, which yields MTEKKTVPVNQESKSELVFTKKNYQLLLISIAIVVLGFILMMGTTDIYDFRKTTLAPMTVLFGFAFGVYAILKK from the coding sequence ATGACAGAGAAAAAAACAGTTCCTGTAAATCAGGAAAGCAAATCTGAACTTGTTTTTACAAAAAAGAACTATCAATTGCTATTGATCAGCATCGCAATTGTAGTATTGGGCTTTATCTTAATGATGGGAACCACTGATATTTACGACTTCAGAAAAACCACTTTAGCACCAATGACGGTGTTATTTGGATTTGCCTTTGGAGTTTATGCCATTCTAAAAAAATAA
- a CDS encoding cell division protein FtsX, with protein MEEFEVSDASKKTKTIYISTIFSIALVLLMLGMLGLILVHAKNLSNYVKENIVLNIIVDEGAKEADVLTFQKELNANPAIKNTQYVNKEMAAKNLTTDLGEDFVNFLGYNPLLSTVDVYLKADYANNKSIDALKASIAKNPVVKEVIYQSSLIDMVNKNINTIGLIILAFAAILLVISIALINNTIRLAIYSQRFLIKSMQLVGATRNFIRKPFILLAALHGLIAAFIAILILLGILYYAQREIPEIIILRNYTEFGIVLLSLVGVGIFITAISTAFAVSKYLRLKIYDLYN; from the coding sequence ATGGAAGAATTTGAAGTTAGCGATGCTTCTAAGAAGACAAAAACCATTTATATTTCTACGATTTTCAGTATAGCTTTGGTGCTATTGATGCTGGGTATGTTGGGTTTGATTTTAGTACATGCAAAAAATCTTTCCAACTACGTTAAAGAGAATATCGTATTGAACATCATTGTGGATGAAGGCGCAAAAGAAGCGGATGTTTTAACTTTCCAAAAGGAGTTGAATGCGAATCCAGCGATCAAAAACACACAATATGTGAATAAAGAGATGGCGGCAAAAAATCTGACCACCGATCTAGGCGAAGATTTCGTAAACTTTTTAGGATATAACCCCTTACTTTCCACTGTGGATGTTTATTTGAAAGCAGATTATGCCAATAATAAAAGTATTGACGCCTTAAAAGCAAGCATTGCAAAAAATCCGGTGGTTAAAGAGGTGATTTATCAAAGCTCTTTAATTGATATGGTCAATAAAAACATCAATACCATTGGTTTGATTATCCTTGCTTTTGCAGCGATCCTATTGGTGATTTCCATTGCTTTAATTAACAATACCATCCGTCTGGCCATTTATTCGCAGCGCTTTTTAATTAAAAGTATGCAATTGGTTGGCGCTACCAGAAACTTTATCCGCAAGCCTTTCATTCTATTGGCAGCATTACATGGTTTAATCGCTGCATTTATCGCGATTTTAATTCTGTTGGGTATTTTGTATTATGCACAAAGAGAAATTCCTGAAATCATTATTCTAAGAAATTATACAGAATTTGGTATTGTATTGCTGAGCTTAGTAGGCGTTGGTATCTTTATTACCGCCATCAGCACTGCGTTTGCAGTCAGCAAATATTTACGTTTAAAAATTTACGACCTTTATAACTAA
- a CDS encoding lipocalin family protein, with the protein MKKQLTFATMLLLFMAGIATGCKKETGADRSLKKKIEGKWQVSKVETTIEGTAMTTYTGIPTDFFEFRNDDNDQVEVSIGAQRTLGTYATLANDDLNLSLSGKILKSVVNTITDNKFEFTATVEGSSPKEVRKYYLSR; encoded by the coding sequence ATGAAGAAACAACTTACTTTCGCTACAATGCTGCTGCTTTTCATGGCAGGGATCGCCACGGGATGTAAAAAGGAAACTGGAGCAGACAGGTCACTAAAAAAGAAAATAGAAGGCAAGTGGCAGGTCTCCAAAGTAGAAACAACAATTGAAGGGACAGCAATGACGACCTATACCGGCATTCCAACCGATTTTTTCGAATTCCGCAATGACGATAATGACCAGGTAGAAGTAAGTATCGGAGCACAGCGGACACTCGGCACCTATGCTACGCTGGCAAATGACGACCTGAACCTGTCTTTATCCGGAAAAATACTCAAAAGTGTAGTGAACACCATTACCGACAATAAGTTTGAATTCACGGCCACCGTTGAGGGCTCTAGTCCTAAAGAAGTCAGAAAATACTACTTGAGCAGATAA
- a CDS encoding voltage-gated chloride channel family protein produces MTENNGNFLGSLPRFLNQNTIFCYLLKWTIICILVGAAAGTLSALFLSLLNLATDFRNSHPQMIYLLPLAGFFIGFIYYHKGKGVERGNNLVFDTIHNPKDVIPFKMTPLVLFGTIITHLFGGSAGREGTALQMAASTADQLHQPFQLSHSDRKILLIAGLSAGFAAVFGTPWAGAVFGIEVLLMGKIPQKSIFPAIAAAFIGAYVTGLWGVGHTHYHINFVPKISMMGVLYSIVAGLAFSIAAVSFVRVTDLLSSIFKKIEYPAIRPVIGGFIVLGIVLLLGTYKYIGLGIPVIVAAFQQASQPADFAWKILLTAITLAAGFKGGEVTPLFFIGATLGSALAVFLPLPVGLLAGMGFVAVFAGAAKTPIACCIMAFELFGVSCGWYVAIACVIAFLASGHHSIYNAPENKSPKHLLFGRLGI; encoded by the coding sequence ATGACGGAAAACAACGGCAATTTTTTAGGCTCCTTACCGAGATTTCTTAACCAGAATACCATTTTTTGTTACCTGTTAAAATGGACCATCATCTGTATTTTGGTGGGTGCTGCTGCAGGAACACTTTCCGCCTTGTTTCTTAGCCTTTTAAATTTAGCAACCGATTTCAGAAACAGTCATCCTCAGATGATCTATCTGCTGCCATTAGCCGGTTTTTTTATCGGCTTCATTTATTATCATAAAGGAAAGGGTGTAGAAAGAGGAAACAACCTTGTTTTTGATACGATCCACAATCCTAAAGATGTGATCCCATTTAAAATGACACCTTTAGTGTTATTTGGTACCATCATCACCCATTTGTTTGGTGGTTCTGCAGGACGGGAAGGAACGGCTTTACAAATGGCTGCCTCAACTGCTGACCAATTGCACCAACCTTTTCAGCTTAGCCATTCCGATCGGAAAATCCTGCTGATTGCCGGATTAAGTGCCGGTTTTGCGGCTGTTTTTGGTACGCCATGGGCAGGTGCTGTGTTTGGAATTGAAGTATTACTAATGGGTAAAATCCCTCAGAAATCTATATTCCCTGCAATTGCAGCCGCATTTATTGGCGCTTATGTAACCGGATTATGGGGCGTAGGACATACCCATTACCACATCAACTTTGTGCCTAAAATATCCATGATGGGTGTGCTTTATAGCATTGTGGCCGGTCTTGCCTTCAGCATTGCTGCAGTTTCCTTTGTCAGGGTCACCGATTTACTCTCCTCCATTTTCAAAAAAATAGAATATCCGGCAATTCGTCCCGTCATTGGCGGTTTTATTGTGCTTGGAATTGTGCTGCTGCTGGGTACCTATAAATATATTGGATTAGGAATTCCGGTCATTGTAGCTGCTTTTCAACAAGCTTCACAACCAGCCGATTTCGCCTGGAAAATCTTACTCACCGCCATCACACTAGCCGCCGGATTTAAAGGCGGAGAGGTAACCCCATTGTTTTTTATCGGTGCCACGCTTGGCAGCGCGCTAGCTGTTTTTCTACCCCTGCCAGTTGGCCTGCTTGCAGGAATGGGCTTTGTAGCCGTGTTTGCCGGAGCCGCTAAAACACCAATTGCCTGCTGTATCATGGCTTTCGAATTGTTTGGTGTTTCCTGCGGATGGTACGTCGCCATTGCCTGTGTGATTGCTTTCCTCGCCTCCGGACACCATAGTATCTACAATGCGCCTGAAAATAAAAGCCCTAAACATTTACTTTTTGGCAGGCTGGGGATTTAA
- the leuS gene encoding leucine--tRNA ligase: MDYQFKEIEQKWQEFWAKNQTFKAEDQSAKPKFYVLDMFPYPSGAGLHVGHPLGYIASDIFTRYKRLKGYNVLHPMGYDSFGLPAEQYAIQTGQHPALTTETNINTYRRQLDQIGFSFDWSKEVRTSDPEYYKWTQWIFMQLFNSWYNKETDRAEDITSLIEKFNASGSTDVKAVCDEDTKSFLPSDWATMTPEEKQEELLKYRLTYLRESTVNWCPALGTVLANDEVIGGYSERGGHPVEQKKMMQWSMRISAYAERLLQGLNTIDWPEPVKEMQRNWIGKSVGASVRFKIEGAADLSGLTQDYIEVFTTRVDTIFGVSYLVLAPEHELVTVLTKPEQLDGVNNYIAQTKKKSELDRMSDVKTVSGAFTGSYVINPVSGERVQLWIADYVLAGYGTGAVMGVPSGDQRDWLFATHFNLPIVQILDGQKDIEVQADSTKEGKYINSGFINGMTYAEATETLNNWLEAEGVGKAKINYRMRDAIFGRQRYWGEPIPVYFKNGLPYLIKEEELPLLLPEIDKYLPTESGEPPLGRAENWSYDDQYEYELSTMPGWAGSSWYWYRYMDANNHSAFASEEAIEYWKDVDLYIGGAEHATGHLLYSRFWNKFLKDLGHVKAEEPFKKLINQGMIQGRSNFVYRVVDEEGKGTNTLVSYGLRKDYKTTPLHVDVNIVENEILNIPAFKLFRPEFADAEFILENGKYICGVEVEKMSKSKFNVVNPDVLIASYGADTLRMYEMFLGPLEQSKPWNTNGIEGVFKFLRKFWRLFHNDAWVFHVSDSVPAKAELKALHKIIKKVQDDVERFSFNTSVSSFMIAVNELTELKCKNRQVLEDLVVVLSPYAPHICEELWANLGHDAGSLSYAKYPEFNPAYMVEDEFSYPVSVNGKTRLNLNLSLTLEAKEIEEIVLADEQVQKYLEGKTPKKVIIVKGRIVNLVI, from the coding sequence ATGGATTATCAATTTAAAGAAATAGAACAAAAGTGGCAAGAGTTTTGGGCTAAAAATCAAACGTTTAAAGCAGAAGATCAGTCTGCGAAACCTAAGTTTTACGTACTGGATATGTTTCCTTACCCTTCGGGAGCAGGCTTACATGTGGGCCACCCGCTCGGTTATATTGCCTCCGATATATTTACCAGATATAAAAGGTTAAAAGGATACAATGTATTGCATCCGATGGGATATGATTCTTTTGGTTTGCCAGCAGAACAATATGCGATTCAAACCGGTCAGCATCCGGCATTAACTACGGAAACCAATATCAATACTTACAGAAGACAATTAGACCAGATCGGTTTCTCTTTTGATTGGAGTAAAGAAGTACGTACCAGTGACCCTGAATATTATAAATGGACACAGTGGATCTTTATGCAGCTGTTCAATTCCTGGTATAACAAGGAAACTGACCGCGCGGAAGACATCACCAGCTTAATAGAAAAATTTAATGCTTCAGGCAGCACTGATGTAAAAGCCGTTTGCGATGAAGATACCAAGTCTTTCCTGCCAAGCGACTGGGCCACAATGACCCCAGAAGAAAAACAGGAAGAACTGTTAAAATACCGTTTAACTTATCTTAGAGAAAGTACGGTAAACTGGTGCCCGGCATTGGGAACAGTATTGGCAAATGATGAGGTGATCGGTGGATACTCAGAACGTGGTGGCCATCCGGTTGAGCAAAAGAAAATGATGCAGTGGAGCATGCGCATTTCAGCGTATGCAGAGCGATTGCTGCAAGGATTAAACACGATCGACTGGCCAGAGCCGGTAAAAGAAATGCAGCGCAACTGGATTGGAAAAAGTGTGGGCGCAAGCGTTCGCTTTAAAATCGAAGGTGCAGCAGACCTAAGCGGATTAACCCAGGATTATATTGAAGTATTCACCACTCGTGTAGACACAATTTTTGGTGTTTCTTACCTGGTGCTCGCACCAGAGCATGAGTTGGTGACTGTTTTGACTAAGCCAGAGCAACTGGATGGTGTAAATAACTATATCGCTCAAACGAAGAAAAAGTCTGAGTTAGACCGTATGTCTGATGTAAAAACCGTTTCCGGTGCATTTACAGGTTCGTATGTGATCAATCCGGTAAGCGGCGAACGCGTACAATTGTGGATCGCAGATTACGTATTGGCAGGATATGGAACAGGTGCCGTGATGGGCGTGCCTAGCGGTGATCAGCGCGATTGGTTATTTGCAACTCATTTCAATTTACCAATTGTACAAATCTTGGATGGTCAGAAAGACATCGAAGTACAAGCAGATTCGACTAAAGAAGGTAAATACATCAACTCTGGTTTCATCAATGGGATGACTTATGCTGAAGCTACAGAAACCTTGAACAACTGGTTAGAAGCGGAAGGCGTAGGAAAAGCGAAAATTAATTACCGCATGCGTGATGCGATCTTTGGTCGCCAGCGCTATTGGGGAGAGCCAATTCCAGTATATTTTAAAAACGGATTGCCTTACCTGATCAAGGAAGAAGAATTACCTTTATTACTTCCTGAAATCGATAAATATTTACCTACAGAAAGTGGCGAACCGCCATTGGGAAGAGCTGAAAACTGGAGTTATGATGATCAGTATGAATATGAATTGAGCACCATGCCAGGTTGGGCAGGTTCGAGCTGGTATTGGTACCGATATATGGACGCCAATAATCATTCGGCTTTTGCTTCGGAAGAAGCCATTGAATATTGGAAAGATGTAGATTTATACATTGGTGGTGCAGAACATGCTACCGGGCACTTATTGTACAGTCGCTTTTGGAATAAGTTCCTGAAAGATCTTGGACACGTAAAAGCGGAAGAGCCTTTCAAGAAACTGATCAACCAGGGTATGATTCAGGGAAGATCTAATTTCGTATACCGTGTGGTAGATGAAGAAGGAAAAGGAACGAATACTTTAGTTTCCTATGGACTAAGAAAAGACTATAAAACTACGCCGCTGCACGTTGATGTAAACATCGTAGAGAATGAAATCTTAAATATTCCTGCTTTTAAACTGTTCAGACCTGAATTTGCTGATGCAGAATTTATCCTGGAAAATGGAAAATATATCTGTGGTGTAGAGGTAGAGAAAATGTCTAAATCTAAATTCAATGTTGTAAATCCTGATGTATTGATCGCCAGTTATGGTGCCGATACTTTGAGAATGTACGAAATGTTTTTAGGACCATTGGAACAGAGCAAACCATGGAATACCAATGGAATTGAAGGCGTATTTAAATTCCTTCGTAAATTCTGGAGGTTATTCCATAATGATGCATGGGTATTCCATGTGAGTGATTCAGTTCCTGCAAAAGCAGAATTGAAAGCATTGCATAAAATCATTAAAAAGGTGCAGGATGATGTGGAACGTTTCTCGTTCAATACTTCTGTTTCCAGCTTTATGATTGCTGTGAATGAGCTGACTGAGCTAAAATGTAAAAACCGTCAGGTATTAGAAGACCTGGTTGTGGTACTTTCTCCTTATGCACCACATATCTGTGAAGAACTTTGGGCAAATCTAGGCCATGATGCAGGAAGTTTATCTTATGCAAAATATCCGGAATTCAATCCTGCATATATGGTAGAAGATGAGTTCTCGTACCCGGTATCCGTAAATGGGAAAACCAGGTTGAACCTTAATCTAAGTCTGACTTTAGAAGCTAAAGAGATCGAAGAGATTGTATTGGCAGATGAGCAGGTGCAAAAATATCTGGAAGGTAAAACCCCTAAAAAGGTGATTATCGTGAAAGGACGTATTGTGAACCTTGTGATCTAA